The region GCTAATAAGCTCTTACCAATCGAACTAAATTAATAGACAACATCTGGTTATCTGACAGTCTATGCAGCAACTATTGTATTAGAGTCAAGCTgtggttattttatttattttcctagaTAAGTCAGTtcagatcaaattcttatttacaatgacagcttaggaacagtgggttaactaccttgttcaggagcagaatgtcATATTTTTACATGGTTAGCTCAGGGATCTgacctagcaacctttcagttactggcccaacgctctaaccacaaggctacctactGCCCCAAGTCCTGCCAACTCAAAAACTGCACAATAAATGTATAACCAAGGGGGAACTAGTGCATTTCTCTGAGAAAAGCTGCTTCAGTTTTACTAATCTTCCAAAACACTTGAAATTCTTGTAaaataatttgtatttatttgatcaaatagacTTTGAAAGGGTAGACATGCAGAAATTCCTCTTGTCAAAAGTCTTGCTGTTACAAAAGTAGTTCTTCATGCAGCGTAACAGGTTACAGGTTCTTCTTGGTGAAGCGCCTGAATGGCTTCATCATTGCTGAAAAGACCCTGACAATCAAGGATTGTTTTTTGACAGgctgagatatggagggagaagcCTCTCCaactggagctagaaacacaagagaAATGgatggggtaagagagagagagagagagagagagagagagagacagagagagtgagagagatgcagCATAGTAACATTGAAAAATAACAGTGCTATGAGTTTGGTAGGCATACCTATGTTtctaacacacacctaaacaaAACTACAAGCTATAGCAGAGCTCTAAAACATCCTTACCTATGCAATGTGCATCAGTAGAGGGAATCTCAGTCTGTTCCTGGACTGAATGGCAGTCCTTTTTGTTTCCTCTCTTGGAACGCTAACAGAAGAAAGGTAAAGAAAATGGTacagagaataaataaataaatggaacacttcTGAATCCAAGGCAACAATTTAGTGATgaataaaacatgtttatttcATGTATTTGTCTCATCATAGCCACATCAATAACATCAGCACCTAACTGGAACAAAAAACAAATGCTAACTCCCTGCTATACCTTGAAGTTGATCCTGAGTTTGGTCATTGAAAAGCAAAGGAAGCTCCTTCTTGCTTTCTGCTcagcccccctctctgtctcagcctggTCTGATGGGTTTGTTGCAGCAGAAGCTGGTCCTGACGCCTCCTTGCATCCCTGTACCAGCTGCTGGGTCAAGGACTTTACCAGGACTCtgtcaaatgcagggtcctgggaGGAAATAGCTGCTTGCAGGGTGTTGTAAGAGCCAAACTCTTCCATGAGGTTTTTATGTACACCTCTGAACACCCTTTGGATGTTCAGGTTCTGGGAATATGCCTGTGTCCTGGAGAATCTGGATGCAGCACAGAACTCAGACAGGACTTGTCTGATGAGTTGCTGACATGTTTCTGTCAGATCTGCTGCCTGTTGGGATGGTCCATCTAGGGCTGAGGGTCTGATCTCCGATAGCAACCTTATCACCAgtatggtgacaaaacagatgccaTCATCTTTGCTGGAGTCCATCAAGTACTGCAGTGGGAATGCAGTGGCACTGCTGATGTCCGGGGTGATTAAGAGCTCCCTCAGATGGACAGAGCTGCTGGGgatgcacacctccttctcttcAATGTCAATCCCATTTCCCTTTGGTACCAAAGAGGTTCCTTTGCTGGTGAAAGACGGAGTGGAGGATCGAAAAGAGGCATTAGCACTCGGTGGTCGACTGCTGTCAGTCATTGGACTGTTACGATGCAGGGGTTCATCTGTGTGTGCCATCATCTTTGTCTTTAGGTCACTTGAAGAAATCTCTGGCATTTTAGAGACTCTGGTGTCGATGCAGGAGCTCCTGACGATGGGGCAGGTCAGATCAAAAGGCACTTGGTCAGGGATGGGAGTGCCAGGGAGATTGATCTCTAACTCACACTCTGACCTAGGACCCTTTGAAGAGCTGGACAAGGAACTACGACCATTTAAAGAAGTGGACAAAGATGAACAGGTTCTAGGGATGTCTTGGCAGACGTGTTCACTGTCATCCTCACTTTTCTCAACCTCCTTCAGCATAGTTCCTAACATATCATTGATCTGAAGGAGCTCCCTGGAATCCTTCATTCGCCCTAAGTTTGAGATTTCACTCTGGATAGCAACCAGGATTTCCCCAAGGGTCTCTTTGGAAGAAGCATTTTCTGTCCTTTCGGATCCGGATGGCTTCAGCCCTGTGAAGAAATCCTTAAGTGTGTTCTTCATACTGACGCAGATGGTCTTAGCTGTTGACCAAAGCTTCTCCTGTGATATTTTAACACTCAATTCAGTATCATCCAGTTGGGAGCCCCCGTGGGAGCACTGCAAAACTCTCCCACTTCTTTCCAGTAGCACAGTGTCAGTGGACTCATTTTTCTGGAAAATAGTGGTCATTCCTTTGACAAAGGTTTCCACTAATCCAGAGGCTGTATTCTCAGAGGACATGGAGGACATGGATTCTGAAAGGACATGGATCTCCGATGGTGAGCTAGATGATAAGCCAGCCTGCAGACAAATCTGAAGACCAGTATGGCTGATCTGTGTGATAAAGGAATGACTGGATCTCATCAGCACTTTACTCACTGCCTCTTCTGCCTGAGTTTGGAAGTCATTGCTAGAGAGCTTCTTAATGCTCTGAATCAGACTAGTAGAGGATTCTGTGATTCTGACACTCTCTTCTGAGCTCAGTTGAGAATATTGAGTACTCACGCTCAAGTCTTCATTGGGTGAGGGTGACTGGGAAATAGTATAGTCATCGAGCTTTGATAGGACACCATCAACAAACCAACAAGCCTCTAGGGACTCATCAGATGAACTGACAACGGCCAAGGATTTACTCTCCACttttgataactctgacttgtagaTGGAAAAAACACTGCTAAGAACTTCTTGAGTACTGGTATCCAGATTGGAGCGACAGAGAGCTGGTATTGGTTGGCTCTCACTGGGAACTCTGCTAAGTTCGGTGCTGGGTAACTGGACCTCAACAGTTGAAACAGTTGCCTTTTCAATGGTGTCTGAAGACTCCTGAAGAGAAGCATCCTTAGCCACACCTTCTTCTCGAGTGGATAGAGTTAAAAGATCCCTCAGCTTTGCTCGTATACGGCTGTAGAGTGTGCGGGCTAGAGAAAAAGTTATCATCTGTGAAGATCCTGTTTTGTGGTCATTTACAGGAACTGGCCAATCAACTGCTTCACATGTGCCTTCAAATGATGCTATCGTCTCCATGCCTCCCACAAATGCCTTAACAATCACTGTGGCAGTGGAGGTTACAGATGTCAGGGCTGTGCAGCTGGTATTCAGGGGGGCTTCAGTAAGGCTAGGAGCAGCACTAGAAGGCCTAGAGGAAGGAGCCATGCCAGAAGAGCTGCTGACTTTCCTTGTAAGGATGGTGTTCACTGCCTTCAGGGCTTTAGACTGAAAGTCGGGGCTAGAGAGGGTCTGAATCTTTCTGGCCACCACACTGGTAGAGGATCCAGTCTCTTTGAGAAAGTGAGTGGTCCCTTCCTTCCCAGGTGGACACTCAACATCAAGGTCACATTGAAGATTGGTCAGAAATTTAGACCCCAAGATTGTCATCTTCTTGGCCAGATCCAATAGGATGTTGAAGTCCTGTGCCATTTTGTCCATTGTGCCGACAATGGCATCCAGCACATCATCGGTCACAGGGTCCATGAGGGGCTCGATAAACCCTACCCACTCTGGCTCAGACGTTTGGCTCTGTAGCTCGGCCAGGATCTGCACCGAGGCTACCCGAATGACCTCCTTGCCTGCTGCTATGTCCTGACTGTCCATAAGGGGGCAACACCCCGGGCTGGCCTGAATGGCCACTGAGAGGCCAGAGTTAAGCTGGTGTACCACCTCCCCCACGATAGCACAGCTCAACTCGGAGGAGCTGGGGTTGGAGTGACCCTCAACCAGGGATATCAGGAGGCTCTCTTCCGTTACCCCAAAAAGAGCCTTCAGAGGCTCCTCCATGAGTGTAGCCTCTCTAGTTGCAGGCAAGCTCTGCAATGAGGTCTGGGACCTTGAAGATAAACACACAATCACCACTTATGCCATGCAAATGTGaccaactgtcacaccctgaaaatagtttgctttgtatgtttctatgttttgtttggtcagggtgtgatctgagtgggcattctatgttgtgtgtctagtttgtctgtttctgtgtttggcctgatatggttctcaatcagaggcaggtgttagtcattgtctctgattgggaaccatatttaggtagcctgtttggtgttggggtttgtgggtgattgttcctgtctttgtgtttgttacaccagatagggctgttttcggtttcacggtttttgtatattgttctattttcatctttattaaagatgtatcaaaataaccacgctgcgttttggtccgcctctccttcaacagaagaaaccCGTTACACCAACTGTATCTAATCTAGTTCATTAGTGAGCCTGAAAACCAAATTAGAGCAATGATGGATTACTTCTCATACCACCGTAGTTCTAGAAGCCTAAAGCCAACGGACACAATTTTTTGCCTGATTTTTATGTTTGTATGACATCAGAATAGGATTAATTCTGAAAGGCATGTACCTGATCTATTTATTCATAGATGACTTTATGGCTTACCCAGTTAAAAATGACTTTCACCTGGACCCACCCCCTCAGTGGCAACATTTCTGACCAGAACTTAAAACTACAAGGTGTGAATTACAAGTTAATAATTTATGATAAGTATGGGTCAGGTCTTGCAATTATTAAGTTGAAATATTGCTGTGAACATACCTCTTAGGCGAACAGCATGGTGATGAGGTCCTGCGGGTGGATTTTTGGCGGCACCCTGCActgccattcctcctcctctccttagtCCAGTAGTTCATCTCACTGATCAgcagccttttctctctctcatccagacTGCCTAAGGAATCCTCAGAGCACTGGGATTCTGGGGAGGTTGCCCCACTCCTCAGGTTCACCCCCATGATACGAGCTAGCGCTGGTAGGAGAATGCGGAGGGCTGTCTGGGTCACGACTTTAACAATCTTCAGACACAGCATGGAGAGCTGCTCGAATGTGAGCTATGGCCAACAAACAGAGGAATGTTTTTGTCAATCAAGTAATTCCATGAcaccattccctatatagcacacaacttttgaccagaaccttatGTGGAGAGACTTACGTTATTTTTCATGCCATGCTGAATCACTCTCCATTGGctagagaaaagaaaagaaaggaaACATATTTTACCTGCACACTGATGTTGAGTTAGTGGAGTCACTAGATATCCATGTTAGGGGAAATAAACGTGTATTTAATGAAGCTATTAGCAAGTACATGAGACATTTTGTTCTTGATTTACAGGAAGAGTTAGGGGTGTGGTTACAGTGATGTTAGGTGTAGTGTTTGAAATCCCCTTTGTGGTTAGAAGGTGCACTATGACTATAAATTCAGAGTTGTTGTATGTGAGGTTGGAAAA is a window of Oncorhynchus kisutch isolate 150728-3 linkage group LG3, Okis_V2, whole genome shotgun sequence DNA encoding:
- the LOC116369543 gene encoding uncharacterized protein LOC116369543, coding for MKNNLTFEQLSMLCLKIVKVVTQTALRILLPALARIMGVNLRSGATSPESQCSEDSLGSLDEREKRLLISEMNYWTKERRRNGSAGCRQKSTRRTSSPCCSPKRSQTSLQSLPATREATLMEEPLKALFGVTEESLLISLVEGHSNPSSSELSCAIVGEVVHQLNSGLSVAIQASPGCCPLMDSQDIAAGKEVIRVASVQILAELQSQTSEPEWVGFIEPLMDPVTDDVLDAIVGTMDKMAQDFNILLDLAKKMTILGSKFLTNLQCDLDVECPPGKEGTTHFLKETGSSTSVVARKIQTLSSPDFQSKALKAVNTILTRKVSSSSGMAPSSRPSSAAPSLTEAPLNTSCTALTSVTSTATVIVKAFVGGMETIASFEGTCEAVDWPVPVNDHKTGSSQMITFSLARTLYSRIRAKLRDLLTLSTREEGVAKDASLQESSDTIEKATVSTVEVQLPSTELSRVPSESQPIPALCRSNLDTSTQEVLSSVFSIYKSELSKVESKSLAVVSSSDESLEACWFVDGVLSKLDDYTISQSPSPNEDLSVSTQYSQLSSEESVRITESSTSLIQSIKKLSSNDFQTQAEEAVSKVLMRSSHSFITQISHTGLQICLQAGLSSSSPSEIHVLSESMSSMSSENTASGLVETFVKGMTTIFQKNESTDTVLLERSGRVLQCSHGGSQLDDTELSVKISQEKLWSTAKTICVSMKNTLKDFFTGLKPSGSERTENASSKETLGEILVAIQSEISNLGRMKDSRELLQINDMLGTMLKEVEKSEDDSEHVCQDIPRTCSSLSTSLNGRSSLSSSSKGPRSECELEINLPGTPIPDQVPFDLTCPIVRSSCIDTRVSKMPEISSSDLKTKMMAHTDEPLHRNSPMTDSSRPPSANASFRSSTPSFTSKGTSLVPKGNGIDIEEKEVCIPSSSVHLRELLITPDISSATAFPLQYLMDSSKDDGICFVTILVIRLLSEIRPSALDGPSQQAADLTETCQQLIRQVLSEFCAASRFSRTQAYSQNLNIQRVFRGVHKNLMEEFGSYNTLQAAISSQDPAFDRVLVKSLTQQLVQGCKEASGPASAATNPSDQAETERGAEQKARRSFLCFSMTKLRINFKRSKRGNKKDCHSVQEQTEIPSTDAHCIAPVGEASPSISQPVKKQSLIVRVFSAMMKPFRRFTKKNL